A genome region from Salvia splendens isolate huo1 chromosome 19, SspV2, whole genome shotgun sequence includes the following:
- the LOC121778737 gene encoding probable WRKY transcription factor 43: MEGGNFPYYFTSSPAFPLSGSSTNVLEQSMQNPNFASTSDQMDLASLLSSGSIEQNPSSSASREVDQSGIRSKSKFWKKKKSIPQRVAFHTRSEEDILDDGFKWRKYGQKSVKNSVHPRSYYRCTHHTCNVKKQIQRLSKDNSVVVTTYEGIHNHPCEKLMETLSPLLKQLQFLSTF, translated from the exons ATGGAAGGCGGAAACTTCCCCTACTACTTTACCTCGTCGCCAGCATTCCCGTTGAGTGGTTCGTCTACGAATGTTCTAGAACAATCTAtgcaaaaccctaattttgcatCTACTTCTGATCAGATGGATTTGGCTAGCCTTTTGTCATCCGGGTCGATCGAACAGAACCCCAGCTCGTCGGCTTCAAGGGAAGTAGATCAAAGCGGGATCAGAAGCAAATCGAAAttttggaagaaaaagaagagcaTTCCGCAGAGAGTGGCGTTTCATACAAGAAGTGAAGAAGACATTCTTGATGATggcttcaaatggagaaaatatGGGCAGAAATCTGTCAAGAATAGCGTTCATCCAAg GAGCTACTACCGGTGCACGCATCATACGTGCAACGTGAAGAAACAGATACAGAGGCTTTCGAAAGACAATAGCGTGGTGGTGACAACGTACGAAGGAATTCACAACCATCCCTGCGAAAAGCTAATGGAAACGTTGAGCCCTCTGCTCAAACAGCTTCAGTTCCTCTCAACATTCTGA
- the LOC121778604 gene encoding WRKY transcription factor 22-like — MEDWSLQAIVRGSSGEFGKIGDMDVDGPDSFLTSDHQLFDHNFRASFPDIFESFPGSSGDELEELYKPFYPATSLPDHTAVESQPQNADQSDQSSVSSPVASVNPVYTPKYKKRKNQHKRVVIQVSAENLSSDMWAWRKYGQKPIKGSPYPRSYYRCSSSKGCLARKQVEQSCTDPGMFIITYTAEHSHSQPTRRNSLAGTVRQKFPSPKQAEKSQPQQQTEMDVKPRIKVEEKAHSSDDFVFNEDFFSGLEEFDEFAQPFRSRPCSWV; from the exons ATGGAGGATTGGAGTTTGCAGGCCATAGTCCGAGGATCGAGCGGCGAGTTCGGGAAGATCGGCGACATGGACGTCGACGGTCCAGATTCATTCTTGACCTCCGATCACCAATTATTCGATCATAATTTTCGCGCCAGTTTTCCCGATATCTTcgagagcttcccgggctcgtCCGGCGACGAGCTTGAGGAGCTTTACAAGCCGTTTTATCCGGCAACTTCTCTTCCCGATCACACTGCCGTCGAGTCTCAGCCACAAAATGCTGACCAATCCGATCAGTCGTCGGTCTCCAGCCCCGTTGCTAGCGTCAACCCCGTTTACACGCCCAAGTACAAGAAAAG GAAGAATCAGCATAAGAGAGTTGTGATTCAAGTTTCAGCTGAGAATCTTTCTTCGGACATGTGGGCATGGCGCAAATACGGCCAAAAACCTATCAAGGGATCGCCCTATCCAAG AAGCTATTACAGATGTAGCAGTTCAAAGGGGTGTTTGGCAAGAAAACAAGTGGAGCAAAGCTGTACGGACCCAGGGATGTTCATAATCACCTACACGGCGGAGCACAGCCACAGCCAACCCACGCGCCGGAATTCCTTAGCAGGCACGGTCAGGCAGAAGTTCCCCTCTCCCAAGCAAGCGGAGAAATCTCAGCCACAGCAGCAAACTGAAATGGATGTGAAGCCGAGGATCAAAGTGGAGGAGAAGGCTCACAGCTCCGATGATTTTGTTTTCAACGAGGATTTCTTTTCGGGGCTAGAAGAGTTTGATGAGTTCGCGCAGCCATTTCGTTCAAGGCCTTGTAGCTGGGTTTAG